From a region of the Streptomyces caniferus genome:
- a CDS encoding HIT family protein, producing the protein MLARMTSEPEQQIGVGTQDAFQRLWTPHRMAYIQGENKPTGPGAGDGCPFCAIPAKSDEDGLVIARGEYVYAVLNLYPYNGGHLMIVPFRHVADYTELDEAETAELAELTKRAMTALRTASGAHGFNIGMNQGTVAGAGIAAHLHQHVVPRWGGDTNFMPVVGHTKVLPQLLADTRAMLADAWPA; encoded by the coding sequence ATGCTGGCCCGTATGACAAGCGAGCCGGAGCAGCAGATCGGAGTCGGGACGCAGGACGCCTTCCAGCGCCTGTGGACGCCTCACCGGATGGCTTACATCCAGGGTGAGAACAAGCCGACCGGCCCGGGGGCCGGCGACGGCTGTCCGTTCTGCGCGATCCCCGCGAAGTCGGACGAGGACGGCCTCGTGATCGCGCGCGGCGAGTATGTCTACGCGGTGCTGAACCTCTACCCGTACAACGGCGGTCACCTCATGATCGTCCCGTTCCGGCACGTCGCCGACTACACCGAGCTGGACGAGGCGGAGACCGCGGAGCTGGCCGAGCTGACCAAGCGGGCGATGACCGCGCTGCGCACCGCCTCCGGGGCGCACGGCTTCAACATCGGGATGAACCAGGGCACCGTCGCCGGTGCCGGCATCGCAGCGCACCTCCACCAGCATGTGGTCCCGCGCTGGGGCGGTGACACCAACTTCATGCCGGTGGTCGGCCACACCAAGGTGCTGCCCCAACTCCTCGCCGACACCCGGGCGATGCTCGCGGACGCCTGGCCCGCGTAG
- a CDS encoding potassium channel family protein, producing the protein MDREQRLRNWERTAQPCLLLASLLFLTSYAVRVLVPDLSPGWRAWWELVTVVTWGFFVVEYLARLAFSSDRRHFLRTRWLDLIVTVLPLLRPLRIVDMHERMQRRRDHPRLVLESRVMAYTGLTSLLLGFAASLAVYHDERSAPGANIHTFGDAVWWACSTLTTTGYGDATPVTSRGRVVAVALMFVGVALIGAVVGSFSSWLLRRFRQDGET; encoded by the coding sequence GTGGACAGGGAGCAGCGGCTGCGGAACTGGGAGCGAACCGCCCAGCCCTGCCTCCTTCTCGCCTCGCTCCTCTTCCTCACCTCCTACGCGGTCCGGGTCCTGGTCCCCGACCTCTCCCCCGGCTGGCGGGCCTGGTGGGAGCTGGTCACCGTCGTCACCTGGGGCTTCTTCGTCGTCGAATATCTGGCGCGGCTGGCGTTCAGCAGCGACCGGCGGCACTTCCTGCGCACCCGCTGGCTGGATCTGATCGTGACCGTGCTGCCGCTGCTGCGGCCGCTGCGGATCGTCGACATGCACGAGCGGATGCAGCGGCGCCGGGACCACCCGCGGCTCGTCCTCGAGTCGCGGGTGATGGCGTACACCGGGCTCACCTCGCTGCTGCTGGGCTTCGCGGCCAGCCTGGCCGTCTACCACGACGAGCGCTCCGCCCCGGGCGCGAACATCCACACCTTCGGCGATGCGGTCTGGTGGGCCTGCTCGACGCTGACGACGACGGGGTACGGCGATGCCACGCCCGTCACCTCGCGCGGCAGGGTGGTCGCGGTGGCGCTGATGTTCGTCGGGGTGGCGCTGATCGGAGCGGTGGTGGGCTCCTTCTCCTCCTGGCTGCTGCGCCGCTTCCGGCAGGACGGCGAGACATGA
- the thrS gene encoding threonine--tRNA ligase has translation MSDVRVTVQRDSEREERVVTTGTTAADLFQGERSVVAARVAGELKDLAYEVADGDAVEPVEITSQDGLDILRHSTAHVMAQAVQELFPEAKLGIGPPIKDGFYYDFDVETPFHPEDLKRIEKKMQEIQKRGQKFARRAVSDDAAREELAEEPYKLELIGLKGSAAEAGEGASAEVGAGELTIYDNLDGKTGELCWKDLCRGPHLPSTRAIPAFKLMRSAAAYWRGSEKNKQLQRIYGTAWPTKDELKAHLEFLAEAEKRDHRKLGAELDLFSVPEDIGSGLAVFHPKGGIIRRVMEDYSRRRHEESGYEFVYTPHATKGKLFEKSGHLDWYADGMYPPMQLDEGVDYYLKPMNCPMHNLIFDARGRSYRELPLRLFEFGTVYRYEKSGVVHGLTRARGFTQDDAHIYCTKEQMADELDATLTFVLDLLRDYGLTDFYLELSTKDPEKFVGSDDVWEEATETLRKVAEKQGLPLVPDPGGAAFYGPKISVQTKDAIGRTWQMSTVQLDFNLPERFDLEYTAADGSKQRPVMIHRALFGSIERFFAVLLEHYAGAFPAWLAPVQATGIPIGDAHVPYLQDFAAQAKAKGLRIEVDASSDRMQKKIRNAQKAKVPFMIIAGDEDVANGAVSFRYRDGSQKNGIPRDAAIAEILDVVERRAQV, from the coding sequence GTGTCAGACGTCCGTGTGACCGTCCAACGCGATTCCGAGCGGGAAGAACGCGTGGTGACCACGGGCACTACGGCCGCCGACCTCTTCCAGGGCGAGCGCAGCGTCGTGGCCGCCAGGGTGGCCGGAGAGCTGAAGGATCTGGCGTACGAGGTCGCCGACGGCGACGCGGTCGAGCCCGTCGAGATCACCTCCCAGGACGGTCTCGACATCCTGCGGCACTCCACCGCCCATGTGATGGCGCAGGCCGTGCAGGAGCTGTTCCCGGAGGCGAAGCTCGGCATCGGCCCGCCGATCAAGGACGGCTTCTACTACGACTTCGACGTCGAGACCCCGTTCCACCCCGAAGATCTCAAGCGCATCGAGAAGAAGATGCAGGAGATCCAGAAGCGCGGGCAGAAGTTCGCGCGCCGGGCGGTCAGCGACGACGCCGCGCGCGAGGAGCTGGCCGAGGAGCCGTACAAGCTGGAGCTGATCGGGCTCAAGGGCTCGGCGGCCGAAGCGGGCGAGGGGGCCTCCGCCGAGGTGGGCGCCGGCGAGCTCACCATCTACGACAACCTCGACGGCAAGACCGGCGAGCTGTGCTGGAAGGACCTGTGCCGCGGGCCGCACCTCCCCAGCACCCGTGCCATCCCGGCGTTCAAACTGATGCGCTCGGCCGCCGCCTACTGGCGCGGCAGCGAGAAGAACAAGCAGCTGCAGCGGATCTACGGCACCGCCTGGCCGACCAAGGACGAGCTCAAGGCGCATCTGGAGTTCCTCGCCGAGGCCGAGAAGCGCGACCACCGCAAGCTCGGTGCCGAGCTCGACCTGTTCTCCGTCCCCGAGGACATCGGTTCGGGCCTGGCGGTCTTCCACCCCAAGGGCGGCATCATCCGCCGGGTCATGGAGGACTACTCCCGCCGGCGCCACGAGGAGTCGGGGTACGAGTTCGTCTACACCCCCCACGCCACCAAGGGGAAGCTGTTCGAGAAGTCGGGCCACCTGGACTGGTACGCCGACGGCATGTACCCGCCCATGCAGCTCGACGAGGGCGTGGACTACTACCTCAAGCCCATGAACTGCCCGATGCACAACCTGATCTTCGATGCGCGCGGCCGCTCGTACCGTGAGCTGCCGCTGCGCCTCTTCGAGTTCGGGACGGTGTACCGGTACGAGAAGTCGGGCGTCGTGCACGGCCTCACCCGTGCCCGCGGCTTCACCCAGGACGACGCGCACATCTACTGCACCAAGGAGCAGATGGCGGACGAGCTGGACGCCACCCTCACCTTCGTCCTCGACCTGCTGCGCGACTACGGTCTGACCGACTTCTACCTGGAGCTGTCCACCAAGGACCCGGAGAAGTTCGTCGGCTCGGACGACGTGTGGGAGGAGGCCACCGAGACCCTGCGGAAGGTGGCCGAGAAGCAGGGGCTGCCGCTGGTCCCGGACCCGGGCGGCGCCGCGTTCTACGGCCCCAAGATCTCCGTGCAGACCAAGGACGCCATCGGCCGGACCTGGCAGATGTCGACCGTGCAGCTGGACTTCAACCTGCCGGAGCGCTTCGACCTGGAGTACACCGCGGCCGACGGCAGCAAGCAGCGTCCGGTGATGATCCACCGCGCGCTGTTCGGCTCCATCGAGCGGTTCTTCGCGGTGCTGCTGGAGCACTACGCGGGTGCGTTCCCGGCATGGCTGGCGCCGGTCCAGGCGACCGGTATCCCGATCGGCGACGCACACGTCCCGTACCTGCAGGACTTCGCCGCCCAGGCCAAGGCCAAGGGGCTGCGCATCGAGGTCGACGCCTCGTCGGACCGGATGCAGAAGAAGATCAGGAACGCCCAGAAGGCCAAGGTCCCGTTCATGATCATCGCCGGTGACGAGGACGTCGCCAACGGCGCGGTCTCCTTCCGCTACCGCGACGGATCGCAGAAGAACGGCATTCCGCGCGACGCGGCGATCGCCGAGATCCTCGATGTCGTGGAGCGCCGCGCCCAGGTGTGA
- a CDS encoding DUF4365 domain-containing protein, which translates to MTLAQPEPGGLLPQLTTPQRGGLATTACMETLQVGYLHAVAAASGCSLAQPFPDNGIDWHVSHGAPGHTVDDEVTIKVQLKCTYQTAPRPPGPTFAFTLDNDHLVKLARTPVSVHKILVVMLVPRAQEDWLRASHDRLALRHCCYWINLAGHPVTGRRRTTVRIPTARIFDDRALCEIMTRVGAGGRP; encoded by the coding sequence ATGACGCTCGCGCAGCCCGAACCGGGCGGGCTGCTGCCCCAGCTGACCACACCGCAGCGCGGCGGACTCGCCACCACGGCCTGCATGGAGACCCTCCAGGTGGGCTATCTGCACGCGGTCGCCGCCGCCTCCGGATGTTCGCTGGCGCAGCCCTTCCCGGACAACGGAATCGACTGGCACGTCAGCCATGGCGCGCCCGGCCACACCGTCGACGACGAAGTCACCATCAAGGTGCAGCTCAAGTGCACCTACCAGACCGCCCCCCGCCCGCCGGGGCCGACCTTCGCCTTCACGCTCGACAACGACCATCTGGTGAAGCTGGCCCGTACACCCGTATCGGTGCACAAGATCCTGGTCGTGATGCTGGTCCCGCGGGCCCAGGAGGACTGGCTGCGAGCCTCCCACGACCGTCTCGCACTGCGGCACTGCTGCTACTGGATCAACCTGGCCGGCCATCCGGTGACCGGCCGGCGCAGGACCACCGTGCGGATCCCGACCGCGCGGATCTTCGACGACCGAGCGCTCTGCGAGATCATGACGCGGGTCGGGGCGGGAGGGAGACCCTGA
- a CDS encoding exonuclease domain-containing protein, whose protein sequence is MPCWYDGPLAAFDTETTGIDVERDRIVSAALVVQETPRSAPRITRWLINPGVEIPEAATEVHGLTADHLARNGRWPAPVLEEVARALAAQAVAGRPLVVMNAPFDLTLLERELKRHRASSLGAYLGGHPLRILDPRVLDKHLDRYRKGRRTLTDLCAHYEVELTDAHEAAADALASLRVVRALGHRYAERLEGLHPAELHTRQAVWYAAQARGLQAWFARSGNPETVDPHWPLRPELPAAA, encoded by the coding sequence ATGCCGTGCTGGTATGACGGTCCGCTTGCCGCCTTCGACACCGAGACCACAGGGATCGACGTCGAGCGCGACCGCATCGTCTCCGCCGCCCTGGTGGTCCAGGAGACACCGCGTTCCGCGCCCCGGATCACCCGTTGGCTGATCAACCCGGGCGTCGAGATACCCGAGGCCGCCACGGAGGTGCACGGCCTGACGGCCGACCACCTCGCGCGCAACGGCCGCTGGCCCGCGCCGGTGCTGGAGGAGGTCGCGCGCGCCCTGGCCGCCCAGGCGGTGGCCGGCCGCCCGCTGGTCGTGATGAACGCCCCGTTCGATCTCACGCTCCTGGAGCGCGAGTTGAAGCGGCACCGCGCCAGCTCGCTCGGCGCGTACCTGGGCGGCCATCCGCTGCGCATCCTCGATCCCCGCGTCCTCGACAAGCACCTCGACCGCTACCGCAAGGGCCGCCGCACGCTCACCGATCTGTGCGCGCACTACGAGGTCGAGCTGACGGACGCGCATGAGGCGGCGGCCGACGCGCTCGCCTCGCTGCGCGTCGTACGGGCTCTGGGGCATCGCTACGCGGAACGCCTGGAGGGGCTGCACCCGGCGGAGCTGCACACCCGCCAGGCGGTCTGGTACGCCGCCCAGGCGCGCGGGCTCCAGGCGTGGTTCGCCCGCAGCGGCAACCCGGAAACGGTGGATCCGCACTGGCCGCTGCGTCCCGAACTCCCCGCCGCGGCCTGA
- a CDS encoding SRPBCC family protein has product MPAWSRRLHRYRFRSVWLLDAPPAVVYAVLERAEAYPRWWPQVREVDPVDDRSGTARFRSLLPYDLTVVASERVRDPGAGVLEIGMRGDLAGWARWTVVPGEGGTRAVFEQDVEVRKPLLRRFALLGRPVFLANHALMMRAGRRGLAAWLARG; this is encoded by the coding sequence ATGCCCGCCTGGTCACGCCGATTGCACCGCTACCGATTCCGCAGCGTCTGGCTGCTCGACGCCCCGCCGGCCGTCGTCTACGCCGTCCTGGAGCGCGCCGAGGCGTACCCCCGGTGGTGGCCCCAGGTCCGTGAGGTGGACCCGGTCGACGACCGCAGCGGCACCGCCCGCTTCCGGTCGCTGCTGCCGTACGACCTGACGGTCGTGGCGAGCGAGCGCGTACGGGACCCCGGTGCGGGGGTGCTGGAGATAGGGATGCGCGGAGACCTGGCCGGCTGGGCGCGCTGGACGGTGGTGCCCGGCGAAGGCGGCACCCGCGCCGTCTTCGAGCAGGACGTCGAGGTCCGCAAACCGCTGCTGCGGCGGTTCGCGCTGCTGGGGCGCCCGGTGTTCCTCGCCAATCACGCGCTGATGATGCGGGCCGGACGCCGCGGGCTCGCCGCCTGGCTGGCCCGCGGATGA
- a CDS encoding TIGR02611 family protein: MNTQSNGGSGTLEEGAAPAGPPLGSRAPHFIKRSRPLHLSWQVGVFVVGLAVVVGGVIMLPLPGPGWLVIFGGMAIWATEFVWAQLILRWTKRKVTEAAQKALDPAVRRRNIILTAIGVVIIAAALAVYVWKFGLAMPWNVSE; the protein is encoded by the coding sequence ATGAATACGCAGAGTAACGGGGGGTCGGGAACGCTGGAGGAGGGTGCCGCTCCGGCTGGGCCACCGCTCGGTTCGAGAGCGCCGCACTTCATCAAGCGCTCCCGGCCGCTGCACCTGAGCTGGCAGGTCGGAGTCTTCGTCGTCGGCCTCGCGGTCGTGGTGGGCGGCGTGATCATGCTGCCGCTGCCGGGGCCGGGCTGGCTGGTGATCTTCGGCGGCATGGCGATCTGGGCGACGGAATTCGTCTGGGCCCAGTTGATCCTGCGCTGGACCAAGCGCAAGGTCACGGAAGCGGCCCAGAAGGCGCTCGACCCCGCCGTGCGGCGGCGCAACATCATCCTGACCGCCATCGGCGTGGTGATCATCGCCGCGGCGCTCGCGGTCTACGTCTGGAAGTTCGGCCTCGCGATGCCGTGGAACGTCTCGGAGTGA
- a CDS encoding SsgA family sporulation/cell division regulator, whose protein sequence is MNTTVSCELHLRLVVSSESSLPVPAGLRYDTADPYAVHATFHTGAEETVEWVFARDLLAEGLHRPTGTGDVRVWPSRSHGQGVVCIALSSPEGEALLEAPARALESFLKRTDAAVPPGTEHRHFDLDTELSHILAES, encoded by the coding sequence ATGAACACCACGGTCAGCTGCGAGCTGCACCTGCGCCTCGTTGTGTCGAGCGAGTCCTCACTGCCTGTACCCGCGGGCCTGCGGTATGACACGGCCGATCCTTATGCCGTGCATGCCACCTTCCATACCGGAGCCGAGGAGACCGTGGAGTGGGTTTTCGCCCGCGACCTCCTCGCCGAGGGCCTGCACCGGCCCACCGGCACCGGAGACGTCCGTGTATGGCCGTCCCGGAGCCACGGACAGGGCGTTGTCTGCATCGCCCTGAGCTCACCGGAGGGCGAGGCCCTGCTCGAGGCGCCCGCGCGCGCTCTCGAGTCGTTCCTCAAAAGGACCGATGCCGCCGTACCACCCGGTACGGAGCACCGGCATTTCGATCTCGACACCGAGCTCTCCCACATCCTCGCGGAGAGCTGA
- a CDS encoding CGNR zinc finger domain-containing protein translates to MMISHDTRCALEAVVDLLNTAPEGDAPGAPDSLTGLAALEDFVRRHDVSDVGPLGAGDLAAVRSVRARFARIFAAEDDRGAAEQLNSLVASAGTTPQLTDHDGYDWHVHYFAPGASVAEHLAADGGMALAFIVVAGERERLRRCEAPDCRHAFVDLSRNRSRRYCDSRTCGNRLHVAAYRARRREAAAG, encoded by the coding sequence GTGATGATCAGCCATGACACCCGGTGCGCGCTGGAGGCGGTCGTCGATCTGCTGAACACCGCTCCGGAGGGCGATGCGCCCGGGGCACCGGACAGCCTGACCGGCCTCGCGGCCCTCGAGGACTTCGTCCGGCGCCACGACGTCAGCGATGTGGGCCCCCTCGGCGCGGGCGACCTGGCAGCCGTACGGTCCGTCCGGGCGCGGTTCGCACGGATCTTCGCGGCCGAGGACGACCGCGGCGCGGCCGAACAGCTGAACTCGCTGGTCGCCTCGGCGGGCACCACGCCGCAGCTGACCGATCACGACGGGTACGACTGGCACGTCCACTACTTCGCGCCGGGCGCGTCGGTCGCCGAGCATCTGGCCGCGGACGGCGGGATGGCGCTGGCCTTCATCGTCGTCGCCGGGGAGCGCGAACGGCTGCGGCGCTGCGAGGCGCCGGACTGCCGGCACGCCTTCGTCGACCTCTCGCGCAACCGCTCCCGGCGCTACTGCGACAGCCGCACCTGCGGGAACCGGCTGCATGTCGCGGCCTACCGGGCACGGCGGCGGGAGGCCGCGGCGGGCTGA
- a CDS encoding DsbA family protein — protein sequence MNDATTSAARPDRPVLDVWCELQCPDCHAALEDLRALRARYGDRLGIRLRHFPLPKHKHAYVAAQAAEEAIEQGQGWPYIEAVLARSEDLAARGEKLLLEVAGDLGLDAEELDTALIDGRHLLIVDADQAEGKAIGVTGTPTYVIGGERLDGGKSQEGLRARIEEIADRLLAGQG from the coding sequence ATGAACGACGCCACCACCTCCGCCGCCCGTCCCGACCGCCCCGTTCTGGACGTGTGGTGCGAACTGCAGTGCCCGGACTGCCATGCCGCCCTGGAGGACCTGCGGGCGCTGCGGGCGCGCTACGGCGACCGGCTGGGCATCCGCCTGCGCCACTTCCCCCTCCCCAAGCACAAGCACGCCTACGTCGCCGCACAGGCCGCCGAGGAGGCCATCGAGCAGGGGCAGGGCTGGCCGTACATCGAGGCGGTGCTGGCCCGCAGCGAGGACCTCGCCGCGCGCGGCGAGAAGCTGCTGCTGGAGGTCGCCGGGGACCTGGGGCTGGACGCCGAGGAGCTGGACACCGCGCTGATCGACGGGCGGCACCTGCTGATCGTCGACGCGGACCAGGCCGAGGGCAAGGCGATCGGGGTCACCGGGACCCCGACGTATGTGATCGGCGGCGAGCGGCTGGACGGCGGCAAGAGCCAGGAGGGGCTGCGCGCCCGTATCGAGGAGATCGCCGACCGGCTGCTCGCCGGTCAGGGCTGA